The Flavobacteriales bacterium DNA window ACATCAAAAAATACTTTCGGGTTCTTCGTCTCGCTCATTGTATCTGATTTAGACCGCAAATGTAGGATTGCCGATCATTTGGAGAGATAAGGCAACAGTGCATTCTTCCAGATGGTATAGCCTTTCGCATTCATGTGCAGACCATCCTCCAGAAACAGTTTCTGGTTCAGTTCTCCATTGCGTTTCAGCATGGGGGTCCAAACATCCACAAAAACCACATGTTCGTAGCCATCGGCCATCTGCTTCAGCTTGGTGTTCAGTTCCATGTACTTGTCTTTCAGTTCCCATCGGGCAGGCGATGGCTTGGCCGAGATGATGATGACCAATGCTCCGCCCGCACTACGCCTTATGCCATCCACAAAGCGGTCGGCCTGCTCTGCGATGGGTTCGGGATCCTTTCCATTGGCCAGGTCGTTGTCGCCTGCATATACCACCACCATGCTCGGTTCAAACGGTTCTATCAGTTGATTCTCATAGCTCAGCAGATCGCGGTATTCTGCACCACCGAACCCATGGTTGAGCACAGGAAAATCAGGAAAATCCTGTTCGAGCGTTTGCCACATCTTGATGCTTGAACTGCCGATGAAGATAACGGGCGCTTCAAGACCTTTCTCTTCACTTCTTTGGACGATCTGGGCCACTTCCTCATCGAAATTGTTC harbors:
- a CDS encoding G-D-S-L family lipolytic protein, whose translation is MRSIISSFLLFWLCFHSPKVFSQNNFDEEVAQIVQRSEEKGLEAPVIFIGSSSIKMWQTLEQDFPDFPVLNHGFGGAEYRDLLSYENQLIEPFEPSMVVVYAGDNDLANGKDPEPIAEQADRFVDGIRRSAGGALVIIISAKPSPARWELKDKYMELNTKLKQMADGYEHVVFVDVWTPMLKRNGELNQKLFLEDGLHMNAKGYTIWKNALLPYLSK